One Lactobacillus crispatus DNA segment encodes these proteins:
- a CDS encoding SEC10/PgrA surface exclusion domain-containing protein: protein MKQKLIVTLLTSVCLMGTASVIHETTPQTVQAAVKGKVQVKGTKKVRLYTNKGKKSKYYAVAKREYSYSAKKYLKLGKKKYLAYKIGNNSQWLLAKNAKFVKKTAATQNYVTATMKMPSGYTKASLLQAYKGKPSASFIQACMKGMEQNDFSRVSSGESKADQKMINPADLSASEQKELAEFSLRLINSARSQLGLKPWVYSSGVESLANSIAQEYEQNGKSIKDGDHYVAGIVRACKKHGLELNDNYVEDMAGFSTNKKIMSMAEMKRNIYFGLKQMIFGFAGAGENQRNDKSLYREWEHAGDLFNTQGSRHDGDYNYYGFSISKTGNIYSMHFISVPSFVVNSSEYNKNFKI, encoded by the coding sequence ATGAAGCAAAAATTAATTGTGACTTTGTTGACTAGTGTTTGCCTGATGGGGACGGCTAGTGTAATACACGAAACGACACCACAAACGGTTCAAGCAGCAGTTAAGGGAAAAGTTCAGGTTAAAGGAACTAAGAAAGTTAGACTTTATACAAATAAGGGCAAGAAGTCTAAGTATTATGCTGTAGCTAAAAGAGAGTATTCTTATTCTGCTAAAAAGTATTTGAAGCTGGGAAAGAAAAAATATTTGGCTTATAAGATTGGAAATAACTCTCAATGGCTATTAGCTAAAAATGCCAAATTCGTTAAAAAGACTGCTGCAACACAGAATTATGTAACAGCTACAATGAAGATGCCGAGCGGCTATACAAAAGCTAGTTTATTGCAAGCATATAAGGGGAAGCCAAGTGCTAGTTTTATTCAGGCTTGCATGAAAGGAATGGAACAAAACGACTTTTCACGTGTTAGCTCAGGTGAAAGCAAAGCCGATCAAAAGATGATTAATCCTGCTGATCTTTCCGCTAGTGAGCAAAAAGAACTGGCAGAATTCTCTTTGCGCCTAATTAATAGCGCTCGTAGTCAATTAGGTTTGAAGCCGTGGGTTTATAGTTCTGGAGTAGAGTCCTTAGCTAATTCAATTGCGCAAGAATACGAGCAAAATGGCAAGAGTATCAAAGATGGCGATCACTATGTTGCCGGAATTGTACGGGCTTGCAAAAAACATGGCTTAGAATTAAACGATAATTATGTCGAAGATATGGCTGGTTTTTCTACTAATAAGAAGATTATGTCTATGGCTGAAATGAAGCGGAATATTTACTTTGGCTTGAAGCAAATGATCTTTGGCTTTGCAGGAGCTGGGGAAAATCAGCGTAATGATAAGAGCCTTTACCGCGAATGGGAGCATGCCGGTGATTTATTTAATACACAGGGCTCACGTCATGATGGGGACTACAATTATTATGGCTTTAGCATTTCCAAGACTGGCAATATTTACTCAATGCACTTCATTAGTGTGCCAAGTTTTGTTGTAAATTCGAGTGAATACAACAAGAACTTCAAAATTTAA
- a CDS encoding glycerophosphodiester phosphodiesterase family protein has product MGQTIVFAHRGLPVKFAENSLQGFKYAVEHGAEGVEFDVHLTKDKVPVVMHDEKIDRTTNGTGYIKDYTLSEIRRFRLANGEPVPMLSELFEILQGQDLYVNLEFKTNKIHDEGIEAIVLALAQEYHFVHPIIFSSFNYQTLKNCQRIDPHQQYCFLTKWPVPFPEQFAAKNHFAAIHPHWYLPSKVTQRIWTVDKVSIAKRYFKLGVAGIFTNDFELMNKVKKSQKL; this is encoded by the coding sequence ATGGGTCAGACAATTGTATTTGCTCATAGAGGACTGCCGGTGAAATTTGCGGAGAATTCTTTGCAAGGATTTAAATATGCGGTAGAGCATGGCGCAGAAGGCGTGGAATTTGATGTGCATTTAACTAAAGACAAGGTGCCAGTAGTAATGCATGATGAAAAAATTGACCGCACAACTAATGGCACGGGTTACATTAAGGACTATACCTTAAGTGAAATCAGGCGATTTCGTTTAGCTAACGGTGAACCGGTACCGATGTTAAGTGAATTATTTGAAATTCTTCAGGGACAGGATTTGTATGTTAACTTGGAATTTAAGACTAACAAGATTCATGATGAGGGGATTGAAGCCATCGTTTTAGCGTTAGCACAAGAATACCATTTTGTGCATCCCATTATTTTCTCTTCCTTCAATTATCAAACCTTAAAAAATTGCCAGCGAATTGATCCCCACCAACAATATTGCTTTTTAACCAAATGGCCGGTGCCGTTTCCTGAACAGTTTGCGGCTAAGAATCATTTTGCAGCGATCCATCCGCATTGGTATTTACCTAGCAAAGTTACGCAAAGAATTTGGACAGTAGATAAAGTAAGCATAGCAAAAAGGTACTTTAAACTTGGTGTAGCTGGAATTTTTACCAACGACTTTGAATTAATGAATAAGGTTAAGAAGTCACAAAAGTTATAA
- a CDS encoding DEAD/DEAH box helicase, giving the protein MDVFSHYAPFIQDYIYEHGWRTLRPIQVAAAEEIFETEDNVLLSASTASGKTEAAFFPILSDIYQEPEDSVKVLYIAPLKALINDQYDRLIELCQDVDIPVWRWHGDVAQTQKRKLLKHPSGILQITPESLESFMINKHMDIPHLFGGLKYIVVDELHSFLRSDRGGQTFCLIERLSKLAGVNPRRIGLSATIGNLKEASAFLGAGSNRKTVAPKVQNQPQIWHLSMEHFYQTDPQASSKDYDPSQIEPKTDQAPELADPGIGYIFEHTRGRKCLVFTNSREECEAVCQELRAYCAYNHESDRFMIHHGNLSPALRETAEAAMKDEDVYMTTCATATLELGIDIGQLEAAFQIDAPFTVSGFLQRMGRTGRRGNPPEMHFVMREEHPESRAMLPELIPWPLLQGIALVQLYAEEKWVEPPAPNRLPYSLLYHQTMSTLASGGEMTPAELASRVLTLSYFHNVSQEDYRVLLKHLLKTGHIEWTENHGLIVGLAGEKVVNNFKFYAVFQENEEFSVHAGSEELGTIVKPPPVGDKIAIAGRVWVVEDVDRKRHQVYCHEVKGRIPAFFGDVPGDIQPKILQRMKKVLTEKGMYPYLMQNAQARLTQARDTAALAELPKKNLIKLGGNMWCLFPWTGTYAFLALERLIRIKCGEKLNIRGFNSSRPYFMYFAMDADEDDFWRIINEEAQKDFDPLDLVYPKEVPGIDKYDQYLPDELLRKEFAQSVLDIQEMRRCVKAMAEDYQENK; this is encoded by the coding sequence ATGGACGTTTTTTCACATTACGCGCCTTTTATTCAAGACTATATTTATGAACATGGATGGCGTACCTTGCGCCCGATTCAGGTGGCTGCAGCTGAGGAAATTTTTGAAACTGAGGATAATGTATTGCTCTCAGCTTCAACTGCATCAGGAAAAACAGAAGCGGCCTTTTTCCCAATTTTGTCGGATATTTATCAAGAGCCGGAAGATTCTGTTAAGGTGCTGTATATTGCACCATTAAAAGCTTTGATTAATGATCAATATGATCGGTTGATCGAGTTGTGCCAGGATGTGGATATCCCTGTTTGGCGCTGGCACGGTGATGTGGCTCAAACGCAGAAGAGAAAGCTGCTCAAACATCCCTCGGGAATTTTGCAGATTACCCCAGAATCACTCGAGAGTTTTATGATTAATAAGCATATGGACATCCCGCATTTATTCGGTGGATTGAAATATATTGTAGTAGATGAACTACATTCATTTTTGCGAAGTGATCGTGGTGGACAGACTTTCTGTTTAATCGAGCGGCTAAGCAAGTTAGCTGGAGTCAATCCAAGAAGAATCGGACTTTCTGCAACGATTGGCAATTTGAAAGAGGCTAGTGCTTTTTTAGGTGCAGGTTCTAATCGGAAAACTGTCGCGCCCAAAGTGCAAAATCAACCTCAAATCTGGCATCTATCGATGGAACATTTTTATCAGACAGATCCCCAAGCTAGCAGCAAAGATTATGATCCAAGCCAGATTGAACCTAAAACTGATCAGGCCCCCGAATTGGCAGATCCAGGAATTGGCTATATTTTTGAACATACGCGTGGCAGAAAATGTTTAGTTTTTACCAATAGTCGAGAAGAGTGTGAGGCAGTTTGTCAGGAGTTGCGGGCTTATTGTGCATATAATCATGAATCCGATCGTTTTATGATTCATCATGGCAATTTGTCACCTGCATTGCGTGAAACGGCAGAAGCAGCGATGAAAGATGAAGATGTCTATATGACAACTTGTGCTACGGCAACATTAGAACTAGGAATCGATATTGGACAACTAGAAGCAGCCTTTCAAATTGATGCTCCGTTTACCGTATCCGGTTTTTTACAAAGAATGGGACGCACAGGTCGCCGTGGCAATCCCCCGGAAATGCACTTTGTTATGCGTGAAGAGCATCCTGAATCGCGGGCAATGTTACCGGAATTGATTCCATGGCCACTGTTGCAAGGGATTGCCTTAGTGCAGCTTTATGCAGAAGAAAAATGGGTTGAACCGCCTGCACCTAACCGCCTTCCCTATAGTTTACTCTATCATCAAACTATGAGTACGCTGGCATCAGGCGGGGAAATGACACCAGCAGAATTAGCTTCAAGGGTATTAACTCTATCGTATTTTCATAATGTTTCGCAAGAAGACTATCGCGTCTTATTAAAGCATCTGCTTAAAACTGGTCACATTGAATGGACTGAAAATCATGGCTTAATTGTTGGTCTTGCTGGTGAAAAAGTTGTGAATAACTTTAAATTTTACGCTGTTTTTCAGGAAAATGAGGAATTCAGTGTGCATGCCGGCAGTGAAGAATTAGGAACAATCGTGAAGCCCCCTCCCGTTGGGGATAAGATTGCAATTGCTGGTCGCGTTTGGGTAGTTGAAGATGTTGATCGCAAGCGCCATCAAGTATATTGCCATGAGGTGAAGGGAAGAATTCCTGCTTTCTTTGGGGACGTGCCGGGGGATATTCAGCCGAAAATTTTGCAAAGAATGAAAAAGGTGCTGACTGAAAAGGGGATGTATCCGTATTTAATGCAGAATGCTCAAGCAAGATTAACCCAAGCACGTGACACTGCCGCCTTGGCTGAGTTGCCAAAGAAGAATCTGATCAAATTAGGTGGCAATATGTGGTGTCTTTTTCCTTGGACAGGGACTTACGCATTTTTAGCATTGGAACGGTTAATTAGAATTAAATGCGGTGAAAAACTAAATATTCGTGGCTTTAATTCTTCTCGTCCATATTTCATGTACTTTGCAATGGATGCCGATGAGGATGACTTCTGGCGGATCATTAATGAAGAAGCACAAAAAGACTTTGATCCCTTAGACCTGGTTTATCCTAAGGAAGTTCCTGGAATTGATAAGTATGATCAATATTTGCCAGATGAATTACTTAGAAAAGAATTTGCGCAGAGCGTTTTGGATATTCAAGAAATGAGACGGTGTGTTAAGGCAATGGCAGAGGACTATCAAGAGAATAAGTAG
- a CDS encoding iron-sulfur cluster biosynthesis family protein: MKITFTDKALDYLKRREILNKILILIADDGGGKYSIKGGGCAIGSHFSIIYVDKVDPDYPIKFENNQGINIYTSKYDTTMMGPNLVVDYANASLNLKSDEGLLDGGVDIGNGAELIKAQKNVKMTGVEWRC, translated from the coding sequence ATGAAAATTACATTCACTGACAAGGCGCTTGACTACTTAAAAAGACGCGAAATCTTGAATAAAATTCTAATTTTAATCGCCGACGATGGTGGTGGTAAATATTCTATCAAAGGCGGCGGTTGTGCAATTGGCAGTCACTTTTCCATTATTTATGTAGACAAAGTTGATCCTGATTATCCAATCAAATTTGAAAATAACCAAGGAATCAATATTTACACTTCTAAATACGACACCACAATGATGGGACCAAATTTAGTGGTTGACTACGCCAATGCATCCCTCAACTTAAAGAGTGACGAAGGATTGCTTGATGGCGGCGTTGATATCGGCAATGGCGCCGAGTTAATTAAAGCTCAAAAGAATGTAAAAATGACCGGCGTTGAATGGCGTTGCTAG
- the psiE gene encoding phosphate-starvation-inducible protein PsiE, with amino-acid sequence MKNFNKFTAKFARLLQNLLVVAIGLLGIILIILLFRDLIPLCQSLFSTKIEESNSEIMSEIIVFFLFFEFTAMIISALRHHGHTSINFLLGLGVTALIRSLITSHSNIWSTLATSASILVLVIAMIIFNKNLRNM; translated from the coding sequence ATGAAAAACTTCAACAAATTTACCGCTAAATTTGCTCGCCTTTTACAGAATCTACTAGTAGTCGCAATTGGTTTACTCGGGATTATTCTGATCATACTCTTATTCCGCGATCTAATTCCACTTTGCCAATCATTATTTTCAACTAAGATCGAAGAAAGCAACTCCGAGATTATGTCAGAAATTATCGTTTTCTTCCTCTTCTTTGAATTTACTGCAATGATTATTTCAGCCTTGCGTCATCACGGTCACACTAGCATCAATTTTCTATTGGGCTTAGGTGTTACTGCGCTAATTCGCAGTCTGATTACTTCTCATAGTAACATTTGGAGTACGCTTGCCACTTCTGCTTCAATTTTAGTACTAGTAATCGCAATGATTATTTTCAATAAAAATCTGCGTAATATGTAA
- a CDS encoding SLAP domain-containing protein: MKIKSILVKSIAVTALSVTGLVAANNNTNTAQAAIVENDTDVVTVKNISDNAITVYNSYKKPEATGQTLASNTSWKVIKTAYDAKGHKWYDLGKNQWVRAKYVTRGYHTQAAVTQAPVQHQTQTENTNSAATTTAANNTNTQTTTSTVSGSEASAKEWIAGRESGGSYGASNGQYVGKYQLSASYLNGDYSAANQERVADNYVKGRYGSWTAAKAFWQANGWY; encoded by the coding sequence TTGAAAATTAAATCTATCTTAGTTAAGTCAATTGCAGTAACTGCTTTATCAGTTACAGGTTTAGTAGCAGCTAATAACAACACTAATACTGCTCAAGCTGCTATTGTAGAAAACGATACAGATGTTGTAACAGTTAAGAACATTTCAGACAACGCAATCACTGTTTACAACAGCTACAAGAAGCCAGAGGCTACTGGCCAAACTTTGGCAAGCAACACCTCATGGAAAGTAATTAAGACTGCTTACGATGCCAAAGGTCACAAGTGGTATGACTTAGGCAAGAACCAATGGGTTCGTGCTAAGTATGTAACTCGCGGCTACCACACTCAAGCTGCTGTGACCCAAGCTCCAGTACAACACCAAACTCAAACTGAAAATACTAATTCTGCAGCAACTACTACTGCAGCAAATAACACCAACACTCAAACTACTACTTCAACTGTAAGTGGTTCAGAAGCTAGTGCTAAGGAATGGATTGCCGGTAGAGAATCTGGTGGCTCATACGGTGCTTCAAATGGTCAATACGTTGGTAAATACCAACTTTCAGCTTCATACTTGAATGGTGACTATTCAGCAGCTAACCAAGAGCGAGTAGCTGATAACTATGTCAAAGGTCGTTATGGCTCATGGACTGCTGCTAAGGCATTCTGGCAAGCAAACGGCTGGTACTAA
- a CDS encoding putative quinol monooxygenase, with protein MDETPIFRITKLNIKENDRGEYIREVENNMHNSIPAEEGTLLIGSAHDDAHGEDNYEIELFRNSLAEDLHIAAAHADNFAETINKISTDKEIIELKPEVITTKAHDALNDHADNFVMRLVKVEVKPEDAEKFAHEVKKEMTTSMAAEPGMEIMMSGVNKKNENEWYFVEVYFDDKAYDAHIKSPQYVEYIENTDGMVARRDVKDLVRDTLATQGAIVLD; from the coding sequence ATGGATGAAACACCAATTTTTAGAATTACTAAATTAAATATCAAGGAAAACGATCGCGGTGAATATATCCGTGAAGTTGAAAATAACATGCACAACTCAATTCCAGCTGAAGAAGGAACTTTGTTAATTGGAAGCGCACATGACGATGCTCATGGTGAAGACAATTACGAAATCGAATTGTTCCGGAATAGCTTGGCAGAAGATTTGCACATTGCAGCAGCACATGCCGACAATTTTGCGGAAACTATTAACAAGATTTCCACTGACAAGGAAATTATTGAATTGAAGCCTGAGGTAATTACTACCAAGGCTCATGATGCTTTGAATGACCATGCCGACAACTTTGTTATGCGCTTGGTTAAGGTTGAAGTTAAGCCTGAAGACGCAGAAAAGTTTGCACATGAAGTTAAGAAAGAAATGACCACCAGCATGGCTGCTGAACCAGGCATGGAAATTATGATGTCTGGAGTCAATAAGAAGAACGAAAACGAATGGTACTTCGTTGAAGTTTACTTTGATGACAAGGCTTATGACGCTCATATCAAGTCACCACAATATGTTGAATACATTGAAAATACTGATGGAATGGTGGCTAGAAGAGATGTTAAGGATCTTGTACGTGATACTTTAGCAACTCAAGGTGCAATCGTATTAGATTAA
- a CDS encoding sugar O-acetyltransferase: MSLRTKFNYMATGRPYNDADPRLDTLRDLATLKTNNINNENDHAKKEILIKELFGSTGEHPFVNPNFRCEFGQNIHVGDNFYANYDCTILDGAPVYIGNNVLFGPKVGLYTSNHLFDPAERKAGGCVAHSIGIGDNVWLGAGVSVTPDTIIGRNSIIGAGSVVVNDIPDNVIAAGNPCKVIRKITATDRTGFDPNSGQFL; encoded by the coding sequence ATGTCGCTTAGAACAAAATTTAATTACATGGCAACTGGTCGTCCTTATAATGATGCGGATCCTCGCCTTGACACCTTGAGAGACCTTGCTACCTTGAAGACCAATAATATTAATAATGAGAATGATCACGCTAAAAAAGAAATATTAATCAAAGAACTCTTTGGTTCAACAGGTGAGCATCCCTTCGTAAATCCTAATTTTCGTTGCGAATTCGGACAAAATATTCATGTCGGGGATAACTTTTATGCCAACTATGACTGCACGATTTTAGATGGTGCGCCTGTTTATATTGGAAACAATGTTTTATTTGGTCCTAAGGTTGGCTTGTATACCAGCAACCATTTATTTGATCCAGCCGAGCGAAAAGCCGGTGGCTGTGTTGCACATTCGATCGGCATTGGTGACAATGTCTGGCTAGGTGCCGGGGTTAGCGTAACTCCAGATACAATTATTGGACGTAATTCAATTATTGGTGCAGGCAGTGTAGTTGTGAATGACATCCCAGATAATGTAATTGCAGCGGGGAATCCATGCAAGGTAATTAGAAAGATTACCGCGACAGATCGTACTGGATTCGATCCTAATAGTGGTCAATTTCTATAG
- a CDS encoding NADPH-dependent oxidoreductase, with amino-acid sequence MLHNSTVDAQINHRSIRKFKDEVLNKEQLETLYTVFQHTATSMFMQNASLLHVTDPEQKKKIQELCNQKYVGAEGDLFIFIVDLYRNQQIRQQLGKDDGRVHTTDIFFQAMEDTLLAFQNVANAVESMGLGYVPLGTVNDHPLEMLKTLDLPKLTFPVLGMQVGVPDQEPQLKPRLPLEFTCFEGSYKKDFDVKDLKGYDDVVTTYYDLRDANRRIDSFTKQITGKKLDDHETDRDQLPEELHKQGLCLDWK; translated from the coding sequence ATGCTACATAATTCAACAGTTGATGCACAAATCAATCATAGATCAATTAGAAAATTTAAAGATGAAGTGCTGAATAAGGAACAATTGGAAACTTTATACACAGTTTTTCAACATACTGCAACGAGCATGTTTATGCAAAATGCCAGTTTGCTTCATGTAACTGATCCTGAACAGAAAAAGAAAATCCAAGAGCTTTGCAATCAGAAGTATGTTGGCGCCGAAGGTGACTTATTTATCTTCATTGTTGATTTGTACCGTAATCAACAAATTCGTCAACAACTTGGCAAAGATGATGGCCGTGTTCATACGACTGATATCTTTTTCCAAGCTATGGAAGATACACTGCTTGCTTTTCAGAATGTGGCTAATGCGGTAGAAAGCATGGGATTAGGCTATGTGCCACTTGGTACGGTGAATGATCATCCTTTGGAGATGCTTAAGACTTTAGATTTGCCAAAACTGACTTTTCCAGTGTTGGGGATGCAAGTTGGTGTGCCAGATCAAGAACCACAATTGAAGCCGCGCTTGCCACTTGAATTTACCTGTTTTGAGGGCAGTTATAAGAAGGATTTTGATGTGAAGGATCTTAAGGGATACGATGATGTAGTGACGACTTATTATGATTTGCGGGATGCTAATCGCCGGATTGATTCATTTACCAAGCAGATTACTGGTAAAAAGCTTGATGATCATGAGACCGATCGGGATCAATTGCCGGAAGAATTGCATAAACAAGGCCTTTGTTTAGATTGGAAATAG
- a CDS encoding metallophosphoesterase family protein — protein sequence MKKIINRTLLDDRVKENYIFISDIHGNLETLDLIKQATADFPEAQLVAGGDYVDGREHVKEVLDYLIEQKSEGAIVLLGNHEQMLLNFAEKQEHQDGIWFYNGGGKSLVSLFGSTVLPDELRDSEYYRFLKGCPIMYETPHLIFVHAGVRPDEQYNDPETYSEIEYGLKFDYDFYRIWARDKYWYSDSLLKMMAHNKTGKTIVTGHTPTAALEGKYDDGRQMRRLSIDDCIVRTVQYPGEPARIFTDGGSHSDPLIYPHNDGNVVVLDGMGKIVRVYNWKHPHGTRFENQ from the coding sequence ATGAAAAAAATTATCAATCGAACGCTGTTGGATGATCGAGTAAAGGAGAACTATATCTTCATTTCTGATATTCATGGCAACTTAGAAACCTTAGACTTAATCAAGCAGGCAACAGCAGATTTTCCAGAAGCACAATTAGTTGCGGGCGGTGACTATGTTGATGGCCGCGAGCATGTGAAAGAAGTATTGGATTATTTAATTGAACAAAAAAGCGAAGGAGCAATCGTACTACTGGGTAATCATGAGCAAATGTTACTCAATTTTGCGGAGAAGCAGGAACATCAAGATGGCATTTGGTTTTATAACGGTGGTGGCAAGAGCCTAGTTAGTCTGTTCGGCAGTACAGTTTTGCCTGATGAGTTGCGTGATAGTGAGTATTATCGCTTTCTAAAAGGCTGTCCTATTATGTATGAAACGCCACACTTGATTTTTGTTCATGCGGGTGTGCGGCCAGATGAACAGTATAATGATCCGGAAACTTACTCTGAGATAGAGTATGGCTTGAAATTTGACTATGATTTTTACCGTATTTGGGCGCGAGATAAATATTGGTATTCCGATTCCTTATTGAAAATGATGGCTCATAACAAAACGGGCAAAACAATTGTGACTGGTCATACGCCAACAGCTGCTTTAGAAGGAAAATATGATGATGGTCGACAAATGAGGCGGCTATCGATTGATGATTGTATCGTTAGAACAGTGCAATACCCAGGTGAGCCAGCAAGAATTTTTACTGACGGTGGTTCACACTCTGATCCATTGATTTATCCACATAATGATGGGAATGTTGTAGTGCTAGATGGCATGGGTAAAATAGTCCGTGTTTATAACTGGAAGCATCCCCACGGTACAAGATTTGAAAACCAATAA
- a CDS encoding histidine phosphatase family protein, translated as MAINLYLVRHGQTWFNKGHRMQGSCDSALTPLGIKQAEAVRDYFQDQGINFARAYCSPQERASDTLEIIAGPEMEYVRLKELKEKSYGAFEARNVLLWPLHRLGKFRVEDNHEVVERMERGINLIMRDAQDGDNILVVGHGDSLSQYINEKTNHREFLGLPNCSFVQLTSNEGSTLEYVRTEWPAKAVKIDQITGE; from the coding sequence ATGGCAATTAATTTATATTTAGTTAGGCATGGTCAAACTTGGTTTAATAAAGGACACCGCATGCAGGGGAGCTGTGATTCAGCGCTAACACCATTAGGCATTAAGCAGGCGGAAGCCGTGCGGGATTATTTTCAAGATCAGGGAATTAATTTTGCTAGAGCATATTGCTCACCCCAAGAAAGGGCAAGTGATACTTTAGAGATTATTGCTGGGCCTGAGATGGAGTATGTTCGATTAAAGGAATTAAAAGAGAAAAGCTATGGCGCTTTTGAGGCACGCAATGTGCTACTTTGGCCGCTGCATCGTTTGGGCAAATTTCGCGTGGAAGATAATCATGAGGTAGTTGAACGAATGGAGCGCGGGATTAACTTGATCATGCGGGATGCACAAGATGGCGATAATATTTTAGTTGTTGGTCATGGCGATAGTTTGTCGCAATACATTAATGAAAAAACTAACCATCGTGAATTTTTAGGTCTGCCCAATTGTTCTTTTGTGCAGTTAACTAGCAATGAAGGCAGTACATTGGAATATGTACGGACTGAATGGCCAGCTAAAGCGGTTAAAATTGATCAAATAACTGGTGAATAG
- a CDS encoding histidine phosphatase family protein translates to MTKTLYLVRHGQTYFNYYHKVQGRCDSPLNERGIRQVEMARDYFKKQGIHFDKAFSSTQERACDTLEIITDHQMPYTRLKDLREKCYGIFEGRDEFLLPWNYNNPNVDPTMEKDEDVVARMHRAVVEILSGLEDGQTALVVGHGDILAKFVRDATENKNFGGFGNASIVKLTVDGKKIHFDSYVWPAEGLK, encoded by the coding sequence ATGACAAAAACTTTATATTTAGTCCGCCATGGACAAACTTATTTTAACTATTACCATAAAGTTCAGGGACGTTGTGATTCACCATTGAATGAAAGAGGCATCCGCCAGGTTGAAATGGCCCGCGATTATTTTAAAAAGCAGGGTATTCATTTTGACAAAGCTTTTTCATCAACCCAAGAGCGTGCTTGCGATACTTTGGAAATTATTACTGATCATCAAATGCCTTATACGCGTTTAAAAGACCTACGAGAAAAATGTTATGGCATTTTTGAAGGTCGTGATGAGTTCTTATTGCCTTGGAATTATAATAATCCTAACGTAGACCCAACTATGGAAAAAGACGAAGACGTTGTTGCTAGAATGCACCGTGCAGTAGTCGAGATTTTAAGCGGCTTAGAGGATGGTCAAACTGCTTTAGTTGTAGGACATGGTGATATTTTAGCTAAGTTTGTGCGCGATGCTACCGAGAATAAGAACTTTGGCGGTTTTGGCAATGCTTCAATCGTGAAGCTAACAGTTGATGGTAAAAAGATCCATTTTGATTCATACGTGTGGCCAGCAGAGGGTTTAAAGTAA